The sequence AAGAGCAGATTGTTGGGTTGGAAAACAAGCATAGGCTGATATTGGAACTATTGGGTAGTAATTATATGGGGTTTTATGGTATAAATGGAGAAAGAGGTGCGGAATGAGGGATAATCTTAATAACTATCAATTACCATTAATAACATTCACTCTAAATCAAAATTTTTTTAAAATTAGTATTCTATTTTTTCTTTTTTATAGTATGTTTAAATTTTAATACTGCAAAATTAAGTTCAATAGTCGTTTCAGTTTCATTTGTTTGTAATTCATCATCTATAATTTCAGATATAATTTCTCCAGATTTCTTAACAAGTTCTCTCTGTTTTTGCTTGTCTGTTATTGTAGAAAGAGCTTTTATATTTCTGGTTAAGTTTCTTATTTTGGTAAAAGTTTCAATTATGGCAATTGTAGCTTCTGTCGCTCTTTTGCTTTTTAAAATAGTTGCAAGCATATAAAGCCCTTTTTCGGTAAAAGCTTTAGGGAC comes from Hippea maritima DSM 10411 and encodes:
- a CDS encoding ORF6N domain-containing protein, whose protein sequence is MKIIKMEEFEDLIIEIRGQKVLLDSDVAKIYGVETKRVNEAVKNNPEKFPKGYIIELTEEEKKYVVENFDHLFQLKFSPYVPKAFTEKGLYMLATILKSKRATEATIAIIETFTKIRNLTRNIKALSTITDKQKQRELVKKSGEIISEIIDDELQTNETETTIELNFAVLKFKHTIKKKK